The Pirellulales bacterium DNA window CTTTGCCGCATCGGTTTCGCGAATCCAGCGCCCCACCGATTGCCGGTCGGTAGGGGCCATCACGCCGACCAAGTCGGGAGCGAACTGCACCGCATAGGCGTCGGTGGGCAGGGCGACTGCCTTGTAGCTGCCGACGGTATCCAGCTTTCCGCCGCTCATCGTCGCCAAGTTCGACATGTCCGCATTGGCGTCGAGCCGCATGATGCTCGACTCCCACTGCGGAGCCATTTCTTGCAGATCCATCTGCGTTGCAAAGATGGCTTGCATGGCGTCGGGTGGGATGGCCGACAGCCCGGCGGCATACCGCTGCTCGTGTTTGGTCTTCCAATTTTGCTGGATGCCCTTGGGGCTATTGAAAATTTGGTCGACATTGAGCAGCACCAGCGCGTTGGCCCCGGCGGGGACGCGTTTGACAAGTTCGTCGAATTTCTGCCCGTATGCCGCCGCCGACGGCGCCAACGCAACTGCTGCCGCAACGATCAACCAACCGCAATTTCCGACTCGCATGCTTCGCTCCCGGTAGTAAAAGTCGCCGGCATTAAGCCGGCGAAGGCATCCGCAAAAACATCCAATCACTACCCATACTAACATCGCCCAGCGCGGATAGTTTCGCGAATTAGCCCTGAAGGGGGGCTAAAGCGCCATCCATTTGCGGCGATCTTGCGGGCAGCCATTGCCGGGGAACGAAGACTTCGGCTGACCGCGCCTATTCCTTCACGCGCGTGGCTTCCCAATCGCGGGTTTGGGCTTGGCCATTGCGCTCGAATTCCGTCTTGCCCTTGATCGTGTCGCCGCTGAGCTTGCCGGTGAATTTCGAGGTCATCTTATTGCCGTTGCGTTCTCGGGTGATCGAGAACGCGATGTCGCCGTCTTTGAAGGTGCCGTCTTGGATTTCCACGTCGCCATTGCGGCCGGCGATGCTTCCGGTGAGCTTGTCGCCTTCGAGTTTCAGCTTGAGCTTCACTTCGTGGGATTGATCGTTGAACTTGACCTCCCACTTCCAGGTGCCGGTCGGATTGTCCGCGGCTCGGGCCACATTCGCCATCGCCGCCGCCACGATCGCCAGCCCGAGCGCCACGGTCAAAAGTCGTCGCATCGGAAAATCTCCATGGAAAGGAAACAAGCCTTTGCGGTGCGCCCCCATGACGCTCGCCGGCTCGTCGGTAAGGGCAATGATAACCAGTTGCCGGAGGGAAGTGTTAGCACACGAAGGAAAATCTCGCGCGACTCTCGGCGCCGGCCATGGTGACCGTGAGCCGTCGATAGGGGTCGCCAATTCGCTGCGCGGCGTGGTAGTCTTTCCGCGAAACCGGTGATCGAATGCCGCGCGATTGCCCACATTCCGGAAGGAGAGCCGCATGGAGATTCTTGGGATCGTGCTCAGCGTGGGCCTGATCGTCGCCCTCCTGGTGGAAAGCTTCGAGACGATCGTCGTGCCGCGGCGCGTCGTGCATCGCTTTCGCTATGCTCGGCTCTACTACCGGATTAGCTGGCAAGCCTGGCGCAAATTTGCCGCTTTGTTTGCAAGCCAAAAACAGCGCGAGGCCATGTTGAGCTGGTTCGGCCCGCTCTCGTTGCTCGGCTTGTTTGCGTCATGGGCACTCGGGCTTGTGTTCGCGTTCGGATTGCTCCACTGGTCGATTCACAGTCCGCTCCAATCGCCGGGACATAACGAGAGCCTGGGCACGTATTTGTATATGAGCGGCGTGACTTTCTTTACGCTCGGCTATGGCGACGTTTGCCCGTTGGCCGGCTTCGGCCGCACGCTGGCGGTCGCCGAGTGCGGCATGGGGTTCTGTTTCCTTGCCGGTCTGATCAGTTATCTACCGCTGTTTTCGCAAGCGTTTTCGCGCCGCGAGGCGACGATCGCGCTGTTGGACGCCCGGGCCGGTTCGCCGCCGAGCGCTTCGCAAATGTTGCTGCGGCTGGCGCAGTCGGGCAATATCCGCGCGATCGATCCATTCTTGGCCGAATGGGAACGCTGGTGCGCCGAGCTGCTCGAGAGCCATCTCTCTTATCCGCTGCTGAGCTTCTATCGCTCGCAGCACTACAACCAATCCTGGCTTGCGGCTCTCACGGTAATCCTCGACACCTGCTCATTCCTCATCGTCGGCATCAAGGGAAGCGAGGCCTATCAAGCCCAACTGACGTTCGCGATGGCCCGGCATGCGGCCGTCGATCTGAGCCTGGTGATGAATGTTTCGCCCATGCCACTCGCCGCCGACCGATTGCCGCCCGACCAATTGCGAGGATTGCGCGATCAATTGCTCCGTGCCGGGATCGAATTGCACGAGGGCGAAATGGTGGACGCGCAGATCGGGCACCTGCGCGGCATGTACGAGCCGTTCGTCAACGGGCTGGCGGAGCGATTGCTCTTCACGTTGCCCGCGATCGTGCCGGCAAAGGAAAGTGCCGACAACTGGCAGCGCAGCCCGTCGATGCCCCGCACCCCCGGCATCGGCAGCCTCCCCGGCGGCGCGGTGGATCAGACCCACTTTGGATAAGCGTTGGCAGGGGCGCAACGACGGTCATCCGTGCAATTTGGTTGGTTATCACAAATCCGGCGAATGCGGTCACAAGAGTGGGGATCAGTTTATGCAGCACTCTGCGGCCGCGTTGGATTCCCCCAGTGAGCCGGCTGCGAAGCCCGACCGTTCGATTCAACTTGCGAGGTGCCTATGGCTGGTTTCCAAAATGAGACGGTTGTTGCAGCGCCGATCGACGCCTGCTTCGATCTCGCTCGAGACATCGATTTTCACTCGCGCTCTTTGCAGGGCACGAATGAAAGGGCCATTGCAGGGCGAGCGTCAGGTCTTATCGGCATGGGGGAGTCGGTCACCTGGGAGGCGCGGCACTTTGGCGTCCGGCAGCGATTGACCGTTGAAGTCACCGTGTTCGAACGGCCGTTTTATTTCCGCGACGTGATGACCGCCGGCGCGTTTCGGTCGTTTGCCCACGACCACCGATTCGTCGAGCGCAATGGCCGAACAGTGATGATCGACAAGGTCGAATTCCAGTCGCCGCTCGGTCCGCTGGGGCGCCTTGCAGACCGTTTATTCATGACCGGCTATCTACGGCGGTTGGTAGCAGCCCGTGCTCAGGCAATCAAGCACGAGGCCGAGGCAAGTGTGGTTAAGTAGAATGCCGACCAAGCGGCGAACCATTGCCAACGGCGCTATTCCCACTCGATCGTCGATGGCGGCTTCGAGCTGATGTCGTACACCACGCGGTTGACGCCCTTCACTTCGTTGATGATCCGCGTCGAGATGCGGCCCAAAAGATCGTAGGGCAAATGGCTCCAGTCGGCAGTCATGAAGTCTTCCGTTTCGACCGCCCGCACCGCTAGCACGTCTTCATACGTTCGCGCGTCGCCCATCACGCCCACGCTTTGCACCGGCAACAGCACCGCAAACACCTGCGCCGTTTGCCGATAGAGCCGGGCGGCTTTGATTTCGTCGACCACGATCGCGTCGGCCTCGCGGAGCGTGCTCAGCCGCTGCCGCGTCACCTCGCCGACGCAGCGCACCGCCAGGCCCGGGCCCGGGAACGGATGCCGCCACACGATCTCCTCCGGCAATCCGAGCTGCAGGCCCAGCTTACGCACCTCGTCTTTGAACAGGTCGCGGAGCGGCTCGATCAGTTCGAAGCCCAGCTTTTCCGGCAGGCCGCCCACATTGTGATGCAGCTTGATCGTCGCGGCGGGGCCATCCGCGGCCGCCCCGCTTTCGATCACGTCGGGATAAAGCGTTCCTTGGGCCAGGAAATGCGCCCCTTTGATGCGCGTCGCCTCTTCGGTGAAGCATTCGATAAACGCATGCCCGATCCGCAGCCGCTTGTCCTGCGGATTGGTGATGCCGTCGAGCGCCGTGAGGAACTTGTCTTCCGCTTGCACCACGTGCAGATCGGTGCGGAAATGGGTCGTAAACTCGCGGATCACCGATTCGGCCTCATCCTTGCGCAGCAGGCCGTTGTCGACCAGGATGCACGACAGTTGCGGTCCGATCGCTCGATACAAAAGGGCCGCAACGACCGACGAATCCACCCCGCCCGACAGTCCGCAGATCACGCGCCGATCGCCCACCTGCCGGCGCAGGCGATCGATCGTCTCGTCGGCAAAATCGCTGAGCCGCCACGCGCCGCTGCAGCCGCAAACGGTCGTGAGAAAGTTGGCGAGGATTTTCGTGCCGCGCGGCGTGTGTGTCACCTCGGGATGAAACTGCAGCCCGTAGATCGGCAAACTGCGATGCTTGATCGCCGCGATCGGGCAGGTGCTCGTTTGCGCCAGCGGCAGAAAGTCGCCGGAAACACGGGCCACCTGGTCGCCATGGCTCATCCACACTTCCGTCTCGTCGGCGATGCCTTCGAACAAATCGGCGTGCGACACGATCCGCACGTGGGCCCGGCCATATTCGCGGGCCGGAGCGCTTTCCACCTGCCCGCCCAATGCTTCGCAAAGCAACTGCATTCCATAGCAGATTCCGAGCACGGGAATGCCGAGCTCGAAAATCGCCGGATCGCAATGCGGAGCGCCGTTGTCATAAACGCTCGCCGGGCCG harbors:
- a CDS encoding potassium channel family protein, with protein sequence MEILGIVLSVGLIVALLVESFETIVVPRRVVHRFRYARLYYRISWQAWRKFAALFASQKQREAMLSWFGPLSLLGLFASWALGLVFAFGLLHWSIHSPLQSPGHNESLGTYLYMSGVTFFTLGYGDVCPLAGFGRTLAVAECGMGFCFLAGLISYLPLFSQAFSRREATIALLDARAGSPPSASQMLLRLAQSGNIRAIDPFLAEWERWCAELLESHLSYPLLSFYRSQHYNQSWLAALTVILDTCSFLIVGIKGSEAYQAQLTFAMARHAAVDLSLVMNVSPMPLAADRLPPDQLRGLRDQLLRAGIELHEGEMVDAQIGHLRGMYEPFVNGLAERLLFTLPAIVPAKESADNWQRSPSMPRTPGIGSLPGGAVDQTHFG
- the guaA gene encoding glutamine-hydrolyzing GMP synthase encodes the protein QYAQLIARRVREQSVYCEIVRHNITAARVQELAPRGLILSGGPASVYDNGAPHCDPAIFELGIPVLGICYGMQLLCEALGGQVESAPAREYGRAHVRIVSHADLFEGIADETEVWMSHGDQVARVSGDFLPLAQTSTCPIAAIKHRSLPIYGLQFHPEVTHTPRGTKILANFLTTVCGCSGAWRLSDFADETIDRLRRQVGDRRVICGLSGGVDSSVVAALLYRAIGPQLSCILVDNGLLRKDEAESVIREFTTHFRTDLHVVQAEDKFLTALDGITNPQDKRLRIGHAFIECFTEEATRIKGAHFLAQGTLYPDVIESGAAADGPAATIKLHHNVGGLPEKLGFELIEPLRDLFKDEVRKLGLQLGLPEEIVWRHPFPGPGLAVRCVGEVTRQRLSTLREADAIVVDEIKAARLYRQTAQVFAVLLPVQSVGVMGDARTYEDVLAVRAVETEDFMTADWSHLPYDLLGRISTRIINEVKGVNRVVYDISSKPPSTIEWE
- a CDS encoding SRPBCC family protein; amino-acid sequence: MAGFQNETVVAAPIDACFDLARDIDFHSRSLQGTNERAIAGRASGLIGMGESVTWEARHFGVRQRLTVEVTVFERPFYFRDVMTAGAFRSFAHDHRFVERNGRTVMIDKVEFQSPLGPLGRLADRLFMTGYLRRLVAARAQAIKHEAEASVVK